The following coding sequences lie in one Listeria ivanovii subsp. londoniensis genomic window:
- a CDS encoding helix-turn-helix domain-containing protein has protein sequence MAKLTMFHPIVATPKRAGYKEYFPSASLTSYIRCFWEAEESDFPGNNLVIPDLCADIIFTIDSQTGVAQDAMFVGVSDAAFESIDESSSELFAVRFYAWSLFLFVEPDLVGSLNQMNEPEAMFAGFRSFFREEFAETTTNSQRIKLLEEFLLQKLILLNKAMHPDFLNSLDQLLQNPNQSTGGTISGRQLERLFQKHVGLAPKQTAKLIRFQKVLQSLYGNPTLTGTELAYMNGFADQAHLIKQFKRYSNHTPEEMKQIFLQNVANVQLK, from the coding sequence ATGGCAAAGCTGACGATGTTTCATCCAATTGTAGCCACACCAAAGCGTGCTGGATATAAAGAATACTTTCCGAGCGCGTCGCTTACTAGCTATATTCGTTGTTTTTGGGAAGCTGAGGAAAGTGATTTCCCGGGAAATAATTTAGTTATCCCTGATTTATGTGCGGATATTATTTTTACAATTGATAGCCAGACTGGTGTAGCTCAAGACGCCATGTTTGTCGGTGTAAGTGATGCGGCTTTTGAATCAATAGACGAGAGTAGTTCGGAGCTTTTTGCTGTAAGATTCTATGCTTGGTCATTATTTTTATTTGTAGAACCAGACTTAGTAGGAAGCCTTAATCAAATGAATGAGCCAGAAGCAATGTTTGCTGGATTTAGAAGTTTTTTCAGAGAAGAATTTGCGGAAACAACTACAAATTCACAGCGAATAAAGCTATTAGAAGAATTTTTATTACAAAAATTAATACTACTTAATAAAGCAATGCATCCAGATTTTTTAAATAGTTTAGATCAGCTTTTACAAAATCCAAATCAATCTACGGGAGGGACAATTTCAGGGCGCCAACTAGAACGATTATTTCAAAAACATGTAGGACTGGCGCCGAAACAAACTGCCAAATTGATTCGTTTTCAAAAAGTATTACAATCATTATATGGAAATCCGACTCTTACCGGCACTGAACTAGCTTATATGAACGGGTTTGCTGATCAGGCACATTTAATTAAACAATTTAAACGATATAGCAATCATACGCCAGAAGAAATGAAGCAAATTTTTCTGCAAAATGTCGCAAATGTACAATTAAAATAA
- a CDS encoding VOC family protein, whose product MINEFVCTNISTKDPAGLVAFYHEKLGIPIVFEGYDNFDGAKLGFSENAPGIIVWNSGKWGKASESKVEFVFSCDTNLDDMYQELKTKGVETPEPRVAEWGGRELNLLDPDGNKIMILEPNNE is encoded by the coding sequence ATGATAAATGAATTTGTTTGTACGAATATTTCTACTAAAGATCCAGCTGGACTTGTCGCTTTTTATCACGAGAAATTAGGAATTCCGATTGTTTTTGAAGGCTACGATAATTTTGATGGAGCGAAATTAGGTTTTTCGGAAAATGCACCAGGGATTATTGTCTGGAATAGTGGTAAATGGGGAAAAGCAAGTGAATCTAAAGTGGAATTTGTTTTCTCATGTGATACGAATTTAGATGATATGTATCAAGAGCTTAAAACTAAAGGCGTCGAAACACCTGAGCCGCGGGTTGCTGAATGGGGCGGTCGAGAGCTAAATCTACTTGACCCAGATGGAAATAAAATTATGATTTTGGAGCCAAACAATGAGTGA
- a CDS encoding MmcQ/YjbR family DNA-binding protein produces MSEEFGWIKKEMTELPGVQYSFKEEWQAGRYHVLDQLMAMRGTDNAGNQILTLKCDAEKSEQLRAENPAVVLGYYMNKRVWISVLLEKEQDKELIRALIHHAYTEAKNKLPKYKQVQLETFD; encoded by the coding sequence ATGAGTGAGGAATTTGGTTGGATTAAAAAAGAGATGACCGAACTTCCAGGAGTGCAGTACAGTTTTAAAGAAGAGTGGCAGGCAGGGCGTTATCACGTGTTGGACCAGTTAATGGCAATGCGCGGCACAGATAATGCTGGAAACCAGATTTTGACGTTAAAATGTGATGCGGAAAAAAGTGAACAACTTCGTGCTGAAAATCCAGCTGTCGTTCTCGGATACTACATGAACAAGCGGGTTTGGATTTCAGTGCTACTAGAGAAAGAACAAGACAAAGAACTTATTCGCGCGTTAATCCATCATGCTTACACCGAAGCAAAGAATAAATTACCAAAATATAAGCAAGTCCAATTAGAAACTTTTGACTAG
- a CDS encoding site-specific integrase, with protein sequence MRVQEVILNNGGRRYLVLDDQGKPIQPVLQYMKYLDNTQKSPNTQRTYCYALRDYFVFLSLTETSYELANIKTIANFLSWLVNPTLIERVQHLIPPTLKSEKTVNLKVTAVLSFYKFLYQC encoded by the coding sequence ATGAGAGTACAAGAAGTCATATTAAACAATGGAGGGAGAAGATATTTAGTTCTAGACGATCAAGGGAAACCGATTCAACCAGTTTTACAATATATGAAGTATCTAGATAATACACAAAAGAGTCCCAACACACAGCGTACTTACTGCTATGCATTGAGAGACTATTTTGTTTTTTTGTCTTTAACTGAAACAAGCTACGAACTTGCCAACATCAAAACAATAGCAAATTTTCTATCCTGGTTAGTAAACCCCACTTTAATTGAAAGAGTTCAACACCTAATACCCCCCACTTTAAAAAGCGAAAAGACAGTCAACTTAAAAGTTACAGCTGTACTATCCTTCTACAAATTTCTCTACCAATGTTAA
- a CDS encoding Y-family DNA polymerase: protein MLNRFFASVECVKRRLNPLEAYLVVMSNAERAGGLVLAATPKMKSVHHIKTGSRMYELPTWDERIIIAPPRMKLYLKVNAMIQAIFRRYVPAEFIHVYSIDECFLDITGSHLLFGSTDEIVRKIQRDILEELRLYVTVGIGDNPLLAKLALDNVAKNRPDGIAEWRYEDVPETIWKIKHLEDVCGIGHRTAAHLKRMGVFSMYQLSQTPLPVLKSAMGIIGEQLYYHAHGLDYSRLNEKYVPINKSYGKSQILEKDYHIPAEVEIVIREMVEEVAMRLRQNHVDTSVIHLSIGYSKYSIKKGFSHQAKIPSTNSSHALIPYFLELFRRYDEREPVRSIAISCGKITLKAGLQLNLFEDVNRTLNHEQLEVTVDKIRMRYGFKSLMHASSLLNGATGLKRSDIYSTLSRDQDIQYTYIFL, encoded by the coding sequence ATATTAAATCGTTTTTTCGCTTCTGTTGAGTGTGTGAAGCGTCGACTCAATCCACTGGAGGCTTATTTGGTCGTTATGAGTAATGCCGAACGAGCTGGTGGGCTTGTTTTAGCAGCCACTCCTAAGATGAAATCCGTGCATCATATTAAAACCGGTTCAAGGATGTACGAACTTCCAACTTGGGATGAACGTATTATTATTGCCCCTCCACGAATGAAACTTTATTTAAAAGTAAATGCGATGATTCAAGCCATTTTCAGACGTTATGTTCCTGCTGAATTTATTCATGTTTACAGTATTGATGAGTGTTTTCTAGATATTACCGGGTCACATCTGCTCTTTGGAAGCACCGACGAAATTGTCCGGAAAATTCAGCGCGATATCTTGGAAGAACTACGACTTTATGTCACGGTTGGTATTGGTGATAACCCACTTCTCGCTAAACTCGCACTAGATAATGTCGCTAAAAATCGTCCCGACGGCATTGCTGAATGGCGCTACGAAGATGTTCCAGAGACAATTTGGAAGATTAAGCATTTGGAAGATGTCTGCGGAATTGGTCACAGAACAGCCGCACACCTCAAAAGAATGGGTGTTTTCAGTATGTATCAACTCAGCCAAACCCCACTACCAGTTTTAAAAAGCGCGATGGGCATCATTGGTGAGCAGTTGTATTATCATGCGCATGGTCTTGATTACAGTCGTTTAAATGAAAAATATGTCCCTATCAATAAGAGTTACGGCAAAAGCCAAATTCTCGAGAAAGACTACCACATTCCAGCTGAAGTAGAAATTGTTATTCGTGAAATGGTAGAAGAAGTGGCCATGCGCTTACGACAAAACCATGTAGACACTTCCGTCATTCATTTAAGCATTGGCTACAGTAAATACAGCATAAAAAAAGGATTTAGCCATCAAGCTAAAATCCCTTCTACTAATAGCAGTCATGCGCTTATTCCCTATTTTCTAGAGTTATTTAGACGTTACGATGAACGCGAACCAGTGCGCTCAATTGCAATTTCATGTGGAAAAATCACTTTGAAAGCTGGTCTGCAACTGAACTTATTTGAAGATGTCAATCGAACATTAAACCATGAACAGCTCGAAGTCACAGTCGATAAAATTCGGATGCGTTATGGTTTTAAATCTTTGATGCATGCAAGTAGTTTGCTAAATGGTGCAACTGGCTTGAAACGCTCAGATATCTATAGTACCCTTAGTAGAGACCAAGATATCCAATATACTTACATTTTCTTATAG
- the rpiB gene encoding ribose 5-phosphate isomerase B — MTVSKVAIASDHGGIELRKSIISYLESAGISYLEFGPETPESVDYPGLAITVSEKVVNEEVDRGILVCGTGIGMSIAANKVKGIRCALVGDTFSAHATREHNDTNVLALGARVIGPGLAEDIVKIWLKTEYEGGRHANRVGQITAYEDSHD, encoded by the coding sequence ATGACAGTTAGTAAAGTTGCCATTGCTTCAGACCATGGCGGGATTGAATTGCGTAAAAGTATTATTTCTTACCTTGAAAGTGCTGGAATTAGTTACCTGGAATTTGGTCCGGAGACACCCGAATCAGTGGATTATCCAGGCTTAGCTATTACCGTTAGTGAAAAAGTTGTAAACGAAGAAGTAGATCGTGGAATTTTAGTTTGCGGTACCGGAATTGGTATGAGTATCGCTGCTAATAAAGTAAAAGGCATTCGTTGCGCGCTTGTTGGCGATACATTTAGTGCCCACGCAACTCGGGAACATAATGATACTAACGTCCTTGCACTTGGAGCTAGAGTAATCGGACCTGGCCTTGCTGAAGACATTGTCAAAATCTGGTTAAAAACTGAGTACGAAGGTGGCCGACATGCTAATCGTGTTGGACAAATCACTGCTTATGAAGATAGTCACGATTGA
- a CDS encoding universal stress protein, protein MSAYKRILVGVDGSNEAEAALRRAVQFAKMDGATLGIGFVADVRRIAPLIDYEQTYAKKAKAYGEELVEMYKKEAEKAGVPHVETFVHFGTPKSTFNKKITRNFEPDLILVGATGLSATEQFILGSVSEYTAAHAPCDVIIVHAKPWRNRKTVEKL, encoded by the coding sequence ATGTCTGCTTACAAACGTATTCTTGTTGGTGTTGATGGTTCAAATGAGGCCGAAGCGGCACTAAGACGTGCTGTTCAGTTTGCAAAAATGGACGGAGCCACACTCGGTATTGGCTTTGTCGCTGATGTTCGCCGGATTGCACCACTGATTGATTATGAACAAACCTATGCTAAAAAAGCCAAAGCCTACGGGGAAGAATTAGTCGAAATGTACAAAAAGGAAGCCGAGAAAGCTGGCGTTCCACATGTAGAAACTTTTGTTCACTTCGGCACACCAAAAAGCACTTTTAACAAAAAAATCACACGTAATTTTGAACCTGATTTAATTTTAGTTGGAGCTACAGGACTCTCTGCAACAGAACAATTTATTCTTGGTAGCGTTTCTGAGTATACCGCGGCTCATGCACCTTGTGATGTCATTATTGTTCATGCGAAACCATGGCGTAATAGAAAAACTGTCGAAAAACTCTAA